The following DNA comes from Bombus pascuorum chromosome 3, iyBomPasc1.1, whole genome shotgun sequence.
CCGTGACGGATGCTTTGCCAGTCGGTCATCCAGCCAGAGCAGATAGTAAATTAAAGATTATCAATGATTCTCCATGGTTTCGTGTTCCATATCCTGGTCAATGGGGTACACCGACCGTAACCCTGTCTGGTGTACTTGGCATGTTAGCTGGTGTATTAGCGTGTACGGTGGAATCTATCAGTTATTATCCAACTACCTCCAGGATGTGCGGTAAATAAAATCCAAGAACTGTAATTACATTGCTcaatataataagaataattatttcactaattaaatatgaatattttagcAAAGTATGCTTTGCTCAAGATCAGGTACTTGTGTTTAACTTATGTAATACATAATAGCATTCGAGATATCGGATATCTCATTCAAAATGAATGATAAAGTTTTTAAAACAAGTGGTACTCTAATTTAAGTTCAATTTCAAAGTGGCAAATAaatgtttgtttaaaaatttcaaaacttagatatttaaaagtttgaaaattaaaggatttaagaatctaaatattgaaagatgtgaaaattataaaatttaaaaatgaaaaaattcagaaattataGAGTTTAAATTTGCTagctaatattttttaaaattccattttcagGCGCACCACCTCCGCCGATTCACGCCATTAACCGAGGTATCGGCATGGAAGGGCTCGGTACGATGTTAGCTGGACTTTGGGGTAGCGGAAACGGTACAAACACGTTTGGAGAAAATGTAGGAACTATTGGTAAATCGCTTGATTttcctaaaaaaaaagaaaaaaatatcaaaaaatacgAGTCAcatttttttgtgtttataaGTGATTTATAGCGATTTAAGTATGATGTTTTAAACTCATTGTTTAAACGAAACATTATCAGGTGTTACGAAAGTAGGCAGTCGCAGAGTTATTCAATGGGCATGTGTCTTGATGATTCTCCAAGGATTGATTAGCAAATTTGGCGCTGTTTTTATCATTATCCCCGAACCAATAGTCGGCGGAATATTTTGCGTGATGTTTGGAATGATCACTGCTTTTggtatactaaaatatatcttttaaaataaaattactctaagaccaaagtaaaaaatatttaaatatatggtTCTTTCAGGCCTCTCTGCATTACAATacgtaaatttaaattcagcaAGAAATTTGTACATTCTTGGATTCTCCATTTTCTTTCCACTGgtaaagttatttttaattaaatgtttatcAATTTCAGTTTTTCTTAATTGTTTAAGTTACGTATGATTCACGATTATATAACAGTAGCATAATTGTTTGAAGTAGTATTTGAACTTGATTTACGATACCAATTGAAATCTAAATTGTCTTCATGAATTTTCAGGTATTATCTAAGTGGATGATCAATCACTCAGATGTAATAAAAACCGGAAACGACATAGTCGATAGTGTATTTACCGTGTTATTCAGTACGACTATCTTGGTGGGGGGTGTAGTAGGATGtttattagataatattatacCAGGTACAACTTGTACAAAAATCATATTATCTTTAGTTCgtgaattttcaattgtttcgctttataaaacaataaaatatttcctatgcATTTactattatcaattttttaaggTACCCCCGAGGAACGTGGGCTCATTGCTTGGTCAAAGGAAATGGAATTACAAACCGAAAGGGACGAGAAAGAAGACCAAgagtatatatacaatacgttTGACTTTCCATTTGGGATGGATACTTTACGAAGGTGaagcttttttaaataatgtcttaacattttttaattcttcaaatGATTTATTAACTTGTTGCATTTTTCTGCAGATGGAAATGGACACAATACGTACCATTTTTACCGACATATAAACCTGGAATTTATTCATGTAGTCAGAAAAAACAATGAGATTcactttgattttatattttcaatgcaTTGCATAATTGCATAGCATTGCTAATCACCATGAGGAAACTTGGAACGCAATAATGTGAATGTTGAATGAGAATTATCTTGCAAACAGCAAACTATTAATTGAATGCAAAAGAGGAttgtattaaatacaaatatagaaCAAcctttacataaaaaataatgaatttgattttttatcatttttatcaacAAAATATGCACTttgaaaacagaaaattcCTAAAATCTTGGGAAATGCTAGggagataattttttatggtGGTAAACATTACAATTCAATTTGTATGTAAAGCGCGAATGAAGTAGTCACAGTCAGTTgtacttttataaatgttatttcaaataatatacgTAAACTCGACAAGTACAAACATGGCTGCATCCTCAGACGTTGCTACGGTATTGCATACGTGTATTATAGTTTATGAATGTTTAACTTGTAAATTGTATTGTCTTAAAATAACCTAACCTCAACCTAACCTAGAAATTCTTACCTGGTTTGTTTGAAATAACTCAACAAAAcgtttattcaataaaataatacagttTGCTTtgtattgaaaaatgtatcattttctgtaaataaattgatataaaaaatattgtatatattttatctttgagtaactgtattatacaaatatatgtaatatctatataatgtattttaaataaaataatagtaatagaactgatgaaattaatataatacattactCTAAAAATTCTACTAGTATTTATAAGTCAGATCTATATAAGTTAATTCAATGACTACATTATTATCTAATTTAGTCCATTAACTCATATTTAGATCAAACTACAAAGATACTTAAATATGCCATTGGTACAAAGATGCAAGGAAATAGCAACGCTGATAGATGAATCAAGCACAACAGAATTGCAACATGTATTTTCCATATTAGTAGACTCATTGTTTGGAATAACTGACAATATTGGTTGGGGACTACATAGCAtcacttttaagaaaaatcCACAGGAGCATGAAACGCTTTATAACTTTCTTAATCCACAAGGACCAGTTTTTTCTttatgttataagttattgccaGATTGTTATTTGAAATACAACTTCCCAGTTTCATTTTTACCTGTACGTAAAAATAGATCTATACATTACtgataattgtaaaataaataaaaattaagtttcatatgtttttttatttcaggTAAAGATACGTTCGATGTTAGAGGAAGGAGTGATACCCCCATTTTATCTAGACAAAATCAGAGATGACCAAGGTACACGTGGTGTATCTGCTTTAAATATGAGTATCCTTTTTATATTACTGTCtaataatttcatgaaatactttttaaaatttgtgtaAGATAAATCCTTAAGAGTTATACATATCcctttgaatattatatcttCCACTTTGCATATCATTTAACAAATC
Coding sequences within:
- the LOC132905574 gene encoding solute carrier family 23 member 1 produces the protein MPENGIQMTEINLENSTLPLSDTKTAGSNRNTNLTYGIDDVPPWYLCLFMALQHYLTMIGAIVSIPFILTPALCMAEDDPSRSYIISTMIFVTGLVTFFQTTIGCRLPLVQGGTISFLVPTLAILSLPQWKCPEPEILNQMSSENRTELWQVRMRELSGAIAVSALFQIVIGFGGIIGYLLKFITPLTIVPTVSLVGISLFENAADAASQHWGIAAGTILMLTLYSQILVNVPFPILTYRKGQGITIVWFELFKLFPVLLTIVVMWIICTILTVTDALPVGHPARADSKLKIINDSPWFRVPYPGQWGTPTVTLSGVLGMLAGVLACTVESISYYPTTSRMCGAPPPPIHAINRGIGMEGLGTMLAGLWGSGNGTNTFGENVGTIGVTKVGSRRVIQWACVLMILQGLISKFGAVFIIIPEPIVGGIFCVMFGMITAFGLSALQYVNLNSARNLYILGFSIFFPLVLSKWMINHSDVIKTGNDIVDSVFTVLFSTTILVGGVVGCLLDNIIPGTPEERGLIAWSKEMELQTERDEKEDQEYIYNTFDFPFGMDTLRRWKWTQYVPFLPTYKPGIYSCSQKKQ